A window from Cryptomeria japonica chromosome 1, Sugi_1.0, whole genome shotgun sequence encodes these proteins:
- the LOC131060265 gene encoding small ribosomal subunit protein mS80 (rPPR6), with protein MWRSKAGLIFRAVSSAVNTSFTCIGTKKVRIASMTPQNQVMSAIPICLYSSAVLHFENFVNHNDSNEESENVLNPNNDSNEEYENDLSPNESKEEPYGSDESQIKNTPTLGNSENSNFSEKKKRDIENVVRLLKEKWEVQELEPQLQALDLSIGGSMLVKIVKNPDIDCQQFDRFFRWVLKQPKYIPSSGVIHSITTAICNKGSGDGLNIMRKLFQELAEKHKGVVTTSSLDTLSDYLWRAKRVTQARKIFNRYEEFNCERGPKSYLVTFSGLCMASMFDEAFTVLEGMKKAHFFPGNVGSAASTIVKEFCKSKRPKDAHMIYLKLMENGIFPGIASLISLVDSLCNDAVNPDTAAEILQTIPSGERRHSSKAYSTIIRTFCNNEQIEEAQALLSKMVADGPRPDHATYNSIITALCRAERPEEAISLLEHMATRQLKPDIYAFNVITASFSRAGKMEEACDVYSKAKQSHINKIPFITYKILIDGFCKLGDTKKAYQYFSELQNSGHSPNRDLYTKLIRAHVVEALDWHTAEMLLQEMENRGFQPSLHIRSLLVATKELKEEALRAYAEQIKG; from the coding sequence ATGTGGAGATCAAAGGCAGGATTGATTTTTCGCGCAGTTTCATCAGCAGTCAATACCTCTTTTACCTGCATAGGAACGAAAAAGGTTCGAATCGCATCAATGACACCCCAAAACCAGGTCATGTCGGCAATACCCATTTGTTTATATTCTTCTGCTGTGcttcattttgaaaattttgtcAACCATAATGACAGTAATGAAGAGTCTGAAAATGTTCTGAACCCTAATAATGACAGTAATGAAGAGTATGAAAATGATCTGAGCCCTAATGAGAGTAAAGAAGAGCCCTATGGTTCTGATGAATCCCAGATAAAAAATACTCCAACCTTAGGCAATTCTGAAAACTccaatttttcagaaaaaaaaaagagagatattGAAAATGTTGTTAGATTGCTCAAGGAGAAATGGGAGGTACAAGAACTGGAACCACAGCTTCAAGCCCTAGATTTGAGCATAGGTGGGAGCATGCTTGTTAAAATTGTTAAAAACCCAGATATTGATTGTCAGCAATTCGATAGATTTTTTCGTTGGGTTCTTAAACAACCAAAATATATTCCAAGTAGTGGTGTTATACATAGCATTACTACGGCCATTTGCAATAAAGGTAGTGGGGATGGGCTCAACATAATGCGAAAGTTGTTTCAAGAACTTGCAGAAAAGCATAAGGGAGTTGTGACTACATCATCATTGGATACTTTGAGTGATTATCTGTGGCGCGCAAAGAGAGTGACACAGGCTCGTAAGATCTTCAACCGGTATGAAGAATTTAACTGCGAGCGTGGACCTAAATCCTATCTTGTCACTTTCAGCGGGCTTTGCATGGCTTCTATGTTTGACGAGGCATTCACTGTTTTGGAAGGGATGAAAAAGGCTCATTTTTTCCCAGGAAATGTAGGGTCAGCTGCTTCTACAATTGTCAAAGAATTTTGCAAAAGCAAGAGGCCAAAAGATGCGCACATGATTTACCTGAAACTGATGGAGAATGGGATATTCCCAGGGATAGCTTCCCTGATTTCTCTTGTTGATTCCCTTTGTAATGATGCAGTGAACCCAGATACTGCTGCTGAAATTTTACAGACTATTCCAAGTGGGGAGCGTAGACACAGTTCGAAAGCTTATTCTACCATAATTCGAACATTCTGCAACAACGAGCAGATAGAAGAAGCTCAAGCTTTATTATCAAAAATGGTTGCAGATGGACCCCGTCCTGATCATGCAACATATAACTCCATTATCACTGCTCTCTGTAGAGCCGAGAGACCGGAGGAAGCCATCTCATTGCTTGAACATATGGCTACCAGACAACTAAAACCTGATATATATGCCTTCAATGTAATCACGGCCAGCTTTTCCAGGGCAGGAAAAATGGAAGAAGCTTGTGACGTGTATTCAAAAGCCAAGCAGTCCCATATAAATAAAATCCCTTTTATAACATACAAGATATTGATAGATGGATTTTGCAAATTGGGTGACACTAAAAAGGCTTATCAGTATTTCTCTGAGCTTCAGAACAGTGGTCATTCTCCCAACAGGGATTTATACACCAAATTGATTAGAGCACATGTTGTAGAGGCCTTGGATTGGCATACTGCGGAGATGCTATTACAGGAAATGGAAAACAGGGGCTTTCAACCTTCACTACACATTCGAAGCCTCCTTGTTGCTACAAAAGAATTGAAAGAGGAAGCTTTGCGAGCGTATGCTGAACAGATCAAAGGGTAG
- the LOC131060288 gene encoding small ribosomal subunit protein mS80 (rPPR6)-like yields MAICNKGSGDGLNIMRKLFQEVAEKHKGVVTTSSLDTLSEHLLHAKRVTQARKIFNWYEEFNCKRGPKSYLVTFSGLCMASMFDEAFTVLEEVEKAYIFPGNVGSAASKIVKEFLNPDTAAEILQTIPSGERRHSLKAYSTIVRTFCNNEQIEEAQALLSKLVADGPHPDHATYNSIVTALCKAERLEEAMSLLERMPTRQLKSDIYAFNVIMASFSRAGKMEEACDVYSKAKQSYINKIPFITCKILIDGFCKLGDTKKAYQYFSEIKNSGHSPNRDLYTKLIRAHVIQALDWHMAEMLLQEMENRGFQPSLHVRSHVAKKELKEEALRAYAEQIKGYVSVGLCISPVLAAPTSAIVFATCGLDVFDALLGHGVGNFVMGAGAVAVPFGDVASSADGNLVGVKVPPRLASFAVWVVPLTIVEASVDPLVTSDVASSILKAPTPVAPVQQQHSAHVVSTLDVVL; encoded by the exons ATGGCAATTTGCAATAAAGGTAGTGGGGATGGGCTCAACATAATGCGAAAGTTGTTTCAAGAAGTTGCAGAAAAGCACAAGGGAGTTGTGACTACATCATCATTGGATACTTTGAGTGAGCATCTATTGCATGCAAAGAGAGTGACACAGGCTCGTAAGATCTTCAACTGGTATGAAGAATTTAACTGCAAGCGTGGACCTAAATCCTATCTTGTCACTTTCAGTGGGCTTTGCATGGCTTCTATGTTTGACGAGGCATTCACTGTTTTGGAAGAGGTGGAAAAGGCTTATATTTTTCCAGGAAATGTAGGCTCTGCTGCTTCTAAAATTGTCAAAGAGTTTT TGAACCCAGATACTGCTGCTGAAATTTTACAGACTATTCCAAGTGGGGAACGTAGACACAGTTTGAAAGCTTATTCTACAATAGTTCGAACATTCTGCAACAACGAGCAGATAGAAGAAGCTCAAGCATTATTATCAAAATTGGTTGCAGATGGTCCCCATCCTGATCATGCGACATATAACTCCATTGTCACTGCTCTCTGTAAAGCCGAGAGACTGGAGGAAGCCATGTCATTGCTTGAACGTATGCCTACCAGACAACTAAAATCTGATATATATGCCTTCAATGTAATCATGGCCAGCTTTTCCAGGGCAGGAAAAATGGAAGAAGCTTGTGATGTGTATTCAAAAGCCAAGCAGTCCTATATAAATAAAATCCCTTTTATAACATGCAAGATATTGATAGATGGATTTTGCAAATTGGGTGACACTAAAAAGGCTTATCAGTATTTCTCTGAGATTAAGAACAGTGGTCATTCTCCTAACAGGGACTTATATACCAAATTGATTAGAGCACATGTTATACAGGCCTTGGATTGGCATATGGCGGAGATGCTATTACAGGAAATGGAAAACAGGGGCTTTCAACCTTCACTACATGTTCGAAGCCATGTTGCTAAAAAAGAATTGAAAGAGGAAGCTTTGCGAGCCTATGCTGAACAGATTAAAGG gtatGTGTCTGTAGGACTCTGCATCAGTCCTGTTCTTGCTGCCCCTACGTCTGCTATTGTGTTTGCAACATGTGGATTGGATGTATTTGATGCCCTTCTTggtcatggtgttggtaattttgtCATGGGTGCAGGTGCTGTAGCGGTTCCTTTTGGTGATGTTGCCTCTTCAGCTGATGGTAATCTTGTGGGCGTTAAGGTTCCTCCTAGACTTGCTTCCTTTGCTG TATGGGTTGTGCCTCTTACTATTGTTGAAGCTTCTGTTGACCCTCTTGTTACTAGTGATGTGGCCTCTTCTATCCTGAAGGCCCCTACACCTGTTGCTCCTGTTCAACAACAACATTCTGCTCATGTAGTTTCTACTTTAGATGTTGTTCTATAG